From a single Rhea pennata isolate bPtePen1 chromosome 33, bPtePen1.pri, whole genome shotgun sequence genomic region:
- the LOC134152730 gene encoding hepatic lectin-like has translation MDEECLQDELHIFKGKFLQSFPFKPLPPGESYQREYFHICFCVCFKDRNFFQQKLRSFFTVYLLLALSFLLIITLFAVSLSRVSALSSKVHEVHLEQKQNYSGTDFLLFPCGPGSREWEYFDKKCYYFSLRKMSWHKAKAECEEMHSQLAIIDSYAKQNFVMFRTRNERFWIGLTDENLEGEWEWIDGTDYKTSFTFWKEGEPNNSGNEDCAHIWNFGQWNDVYCSYECYYICEKPVPT, from the exons ATGGATGAGGAGTGTCTTCAGGACGAGctgcacatttttaaaggtaaattTCTGCAAAGCTTCCCCTTCAAGCCACTGCCCCCAGGAGAGAG TTATCAGAGGGAATATTTTCAcatctgtttctgtgtttgttttaaagacagaaacTTTTTCCAGCAGAAGCTGAGATCTTTTTTCACGGTATACTTGCTTCTGGCACTCTCTTTCTTGCTGATCATCACCCTGTTTGCTGTGTCACTCTCCAGAG TTTCAGCCCTTTCTTCTAAAGTCCATGAGGTGCACCTGGAACAGAAACAGAACTATTCTGGCACGGATTTTCTGT TGTTTCCCTGTGGTCCTGGATCCAGAGAGTGGGAATACTTTGACAAAAAATGTTACTACTTCTCCCTGCGTAAAATGAGCTGGCACAAGGCAAAGGCTGAGTGTGAAGAGATGCATTCACAGCTGGCTATCATTGACAGCTATGCCAAGCAG AATTTTGTCATGTTCAGGACAAGGAACGAACGCTTCTGGATTGGGCTCACAGATGAGAACTTGGAAGGAGAATGGGAATGGATCGACGGGACTGACTACAAAACCTCATTCAC ATtctggaaggaaggagagcCCAACAACAGTGGTAACGAGGACTGTGCCCACATCTGGAACTTCGGGCAGTGGAATGATGTCTACTGCAGCTATGAGTGCTACTACATCTGTGAAAAGCCTGTGCCCACATGA
- the FBXL12 gene encoding F-box/LRR-repeat protein 12, with the protein MAEAAPSAGLAALPDSVLLEVLALLPLRDRLRAGRVCRRWRRLGQDRALWRHVDLSSHQLSSRTLWHLLRRHLNDGLQTLKVKGALCSSRKHETLSPALLAALGKQCPQLGRLCLAEADLRPLPYQSMPASLRILELSHCEIPSAWFQGTATNALPQLQHLIVRNVPAFCDQHLLNISSQAPLKTLTLSGTYRVTDAGIQKASVYLGGLEHLVLRHCVITDSAVHFIGRHMKRLRLLEISNAYSLTNAGLACLATLKCLETLCLDLCDKFSPDAIVALCQALPQLSNLNLDGAHFEDEAIRKIQASLPNCSFSHAP; encoded by the exons TGCTCCTGGAGGTCCtggcgctgctgccgctgcgGGACCGGCTGCGCGCGGGCAg GGTGTgccggcggtggcggcggctgGGGCAGGACCGGGCGCTCTGGAGACACGTGGACCTGAGCTCGCACCAG CTCAGCTCCCGGACCCTGTGGCACCTGCTGCGGCGGCACTTGAATGATGGACTGCAGACGCTGAAGGTGAAGGGCGCGCTTTGCTCCTCCAGGAAGCACGAGACCCTCTCCCCCGCGCTGCTGGCCGCCCTCGGGAAGCAGTGTCCCCAGCTGGGCCGGCTGTGCCTGGCCGAGGCTGACCTCCGCCCGCTCCCCTACCAGAGCATGCCTGCTTCCCTGAGGATATTAGAACTGAGTCACTGTGAAATCCCCTCTGCATGGTTCCAGGGAACTGCCACAAATGCCCTGCCGCAGCTGCAGCATCTCATTGTGCGTAACGTCCCTGCCTTTTGTGATCAACATCTGCTGAATATCTCCTCCCAGGCTCCTCTGAAGACACTGACCTTGTCTGGCACGTACCGGGTAACAGATGCAGGAATTCAGAAAGCATCTGTGTACTTGGGGGGGTTGGAGCACCTAGTGCTGCGCCACTGCGTTATTACTGACTCTGCTGTTCATTTCATTGGGCGCCATATGAAACGTCTCCGGCTTCTGGAGATCAGCAATGCTTATTCCTTGACAAACGCAGGTTTGGCTTGCCTAGCAACCCTGAAGTGCCTAGAAACGCTGTGCCTTGACCTCTGTGATAAGTTCTCTCCTGATGCCATTGTTGCTTTGTGCCAAGCACTCCCCCAGCTGAGCAATCTCAATTTAGATGGGGCTCATTTTGAAGACGAGGCAATACGTAAAATTCAGGCAAGTTTGCCTAACTGCAGCTTTTCACATGCTCCTTGA